tcttattaaaagaaaaaaatctacatTTGGGCCATTTATTTAAGATAGGAGGAGTTTAAATAAGGGTTAATAATCACTCTTTAAGGTAAAACCGTCATAGGTGTGCCCCAGGGTTCCACACTAGGTCCACTGTTGTTCTCCATATAAGTAACAATGTTTTAGCTGCCGTCTCAGACAGGTCGCTGTCGAAAAGAGATTTTAAATCTGAAAGACATGTTGACCTGGTTAAAGAGAGgacacatacacatttaaagAAGGCCTTAAATTAAGAGAATTTAAGGTAAACCATTATTAAAAGTATCACATCaaaagagtgaatgaatgactgtTCGTTATTTACTGTAGAATTTGTCTTCAGCAGGACGGTTACTGCAGGTGTTGAGACAGCTGGAGACAGAAGACATGAGGACGGACACAGCACTGACCTTCATCATCCTCTTACGGTCAGAGGCCACACACAGATTAACATTTAACAGTGTGATGTGTCCGAGTGTTTAAATGTTCCCTGTCTGTAAATGTCAGagtatttaaatatttcctgctgtagatgtCAGTGTTTAAATGTCGGAGTATTTAaatgtttcctgctgtaaatgTTGGAGTGTTTAAATGTTTCCTGTTGTAAAAGTCAGAGTGTTTaaatgtttcctgctgtagatgtCAGGGTGTTTAAATGTTTCCTGATGTAAATGGCAGAGTGTTTAAATGTTTCCTGTTGTAAATGTTGGAGTGTCTAAATGGAGTAGTGTTTaaatgtttcctgctgtagatgtCGGAGTGTTTAAATGTTTCCTGTTGTAAAAGTTGGAGTGTCTAAATGGAGTAGTGTTTaaatgtttgctgctgtagATGTCAGTGTTTAAATGTTGGAGTGTTTAAATGTTTCCTGTTGTAAATGTTGGAGTGTCTAAATGGAGTAGTGTTTAaatgtttcctgctgtaaatgTCGTGGTGTTTAAATGTTTGAGTGTTTAATCGCCCCTGTctgtaaatgtcagtgtttaaaTGTCGTACTgtttaaatgtcagtgtttaaatgttgtagtttttaaatgtttcctgctgtaaatgTTGGAGTGTTTAAATGTTGTAGTGTTTGAATGTTCCCTGTCTGTAAATGTCGTAGTGTTTAAATGTTTCCCGCTGTAGATGTTGGAGTGTTTAAATGTTCCCTGTCTGTTTCCTTTTTCCTGTCTGCAGATGCTGGAGCGTTTGCTGTCCACACAGCCCACAGTCTGTCTCCTTCCACATAGTCTTCAGCAGAGGAACTCAGCTGGTGGTGGACGTTGATGATGAAGAGGCAGCTGACTGTGATGAGGACGATGTGTTTCACCATGGAAACCAGACGACAGGTCAGCTCCAAGACTTAAAGATAAAACCAGAtaattaaaacaagtttgtacAGATGTTCTGACACTGATGAGACAACTTCCTGTCACCTTCTGCCTCTGGTGGAGAAATCAAGCGCTCAACATCAGCGAGGCAAAAGATGAAGGAAGGAAGTCTTCATCACGAGACGTTACCTGGAGACACAGACGTTCATGTCGTGAGAGTGAGTGAatcctgtttgtgttattttgtccaTGTGTCTGCAGGTTCTGCTCCGACCATTCAGATCCTGTCGTCCGTCTCTCTGGATCCACGACCTCCTCACCTGCTGGTCTGCCTCCTCACCGGattaaactcacctgtgcaggACGTCCTGTGGTGGGTCGATGACACagaggtgacatcatcagatgttTCATGGACGAGGTCAGAGGAGGGCGGAGCCTACAGCGCCACCTCGGTGTGGGAGATGTCAGCATCAGACTGGAGGTCCGGGTCTTCATACTGGTGTGGGACGATTCAGGAGGGACGAGTTTACAGACAGAAACTCTGCTCACAGGACGTGCTGTGACTCACAGGTCACAGGTTCAAGTCCCCGCTGATGACGGGACGCTTTACTGACACGTGTCGCTGTTTGTGAGATAAATGTGGGTTTATATTTCAAATGTGATCTTCAAACAGCTGAGGACACTGAGGTGATGTCACAGCGGCTCAGTGTCCGccacaggaaacaacaacagaaaccaGGACTGAGTGTAACCTTTCCCGTACAGGAGAAGTGGGTGTGGCCTCGGTGTTGAATCAGActgaactcagatcagctgTCAGAGTCTCTGCTCCTTTAATCTGATATGTTCAACAGAAAGTAAATGATACATGCAGAGATACAACAGCTGTCACTTTATATGTCATCctccaaataaaaaaagatacgAGTTCACTCAGCAAACACAAAACTAACACCATGTACAGTTTAGCCCCGCCCACCTCAACCCCGCCCCCCGACTGTCCCTCAGAAGCCGAGATAAATAGAAGCaaaatattcatgtttttacaCAAGAGTATagaattaaatcaaatatacagAGTTCATGCTCTCCACCATGACACCTACTGTCTGTGACTTCCATTTGGCAAGAAGATATAAACACCTGAGGACAGGTGAGCAACTGGTAACAGGTGAACACTGCGTCCAGCTGTAACAGAAGACTTGTTTTTACCAAATTATTTAAAGAGGAACCAAACTCCAGACCTCAGCAAGACCGTCTGCTCCAAACTGTGAATAacagtaatataatataatctttttttaaattgcacatCGACCTCTTCAAGTAACAAATTACATTAGACCGACGTCACTCGTCTCTTTTATacagcctgttcaaggtgggaatatcACGCCATTATTCCACCTGCCTGTATGAAAGGTACGATCACAGGTGTCTCACCTTCAACccacagagggagggagtgacAGCACCACAATGATGTTGGTGTgaaagggacagctggcaggacgggacaggtgtgacgttttgatgtcctgttatgtgtgtgacccaccgcaggagatttaaaaagcagctagcagcagttagcagctaactcaaacagTGAgatccaggagctccttaccctccgagcagaagacgagatcagccgccatataacatggacactaaatgattgttactgacaacatcacacactggagcgatGTGATGCCGCTGctgtttggttttgtgtaaAAAACAACGGCGGTATTGTTGTGACCTGAAACGTCTGGTTTTTactgcagcttttctaaaaGAAGATGatgtgtgtttacaggtgtttttatttttgcacctAAATTGTGGGaacaaataaaattgaaaaaatagTTAATGACTGACATGTTAATGGTAGcggtgtgatgctaacagttagccctgtcaccaCGTGTGTGACTCTATCGCCATCACAGACCTCTGGTCCTGAAGCAGTCTTATGATCAGCAGAGAATCAATACTCTGCACTCCACTCGTACGGCAGTGATGACTGACATCAGGACGGTGTCATCATGGAAACGTAgcgcccaccctccagttcccccCTCATTAACACCGTTAGCTGTCggcactgttgttgtttgtttagtgctgtttatggagttagcaccgttagctacttgctgctggctcagccatctccatgttgagaaccgtgtGCAGTCAACTTGTACGCTCTGAATTTCTCACTGAGGgactgtttgtgtatgtgaagGAGGAGGGGGCAGCATGTCAAATCATTATtcaagcactggggagggacttagGTGTTTTATTTCGGTTTGgggggaggggcatacaaattcaaaaggttgtattttgtatttatggtACTGGTAAAGAAAAAATTACCGCGAGTTTGgagggcatgttttctttaaaaaaacaccaaaatcatttttcatttatcagccagaaactgtagAAACAGAAACTATCactggattttcaaatttccgacGGTCCTTGGACTCATCACGTGTGACAATCGCTtctgccagaaaaaaataatcagattttgaaatagtgatttttttaatttatttattttattttttttttaaccaaaatcactttattctgcaTCTCATTTAAAATCTGGCCAAAAATAACCCGTCTGCATGACAAGTAAAAAACTGAGGCCTTTTTCAAATCCACCATTttatcttcaacttttaactttcaaacatcaaagctttaaaaatctaataactcatTCATGGTGCAGGAGTCATGGATTGTCCTCCAGTCACTCAGGGGGGgtgaagaaaaaatatttggagCTTCAGAgagggtcaaaataaaataataaaataaaatgaagtgatcccctctgataagttaagaacagtccctaagtcCTACTTTGAGTGAGGTTACATTTTGAACGCAGGACCTGTTCTTGTACTGGAGTCTCTTCAGACTGTGATATTTGCACTTTTCCTTCAGTAAAGGATCTCAGTACTACCTCCAGCGCCAGGACTCAACATGAAGAAAGAAGTTTTCAGGTCTTTGGAGGTTTTTGGTTCCTCTTTAAAGAGAAAAGCCCTTCAGGGATGAATGTTCACAGTCCAGGATGTTTGTACGGTGGCTCAGACAGAACAAAAAGCACAGGGCCCGTATTGATCACGGTGAGTTATTCTATGGGTCCAAACAAACGACTTCAGAGTCATTCATCAAACTTCCTGCTCTCACTTTGTATTTTGAGCttgaaatatgaaaacatggtgaaattaaaaatgcagcgGCAGGTTTTATGTGTGCAGGTAAATAAACACCTCAGGTGACTTACTGCAGTTATACAGAGGTGAAGCCACTCCCCTTCAGGTGTCCCCAGTGGGACCTGACTTTGGAAATTAATATGTGAAGagataaataatattttgatccTGTTTGAGTTACACAGATAATGCACGTGAATTTAAAAGATAATAATTCAAGTCGCAGTTTGTCGTCGAAGCTTTTAGTTAAACGTCACTAAAAGTTCTGCAAACATGGTGGTACTAGTTTTCCTCCAGTACTGAAGGTACTGAAGATGAACTTCTTCTGGTCTTGAGTGTTGTAGTCTGATGTTACATGTCAGAGGAAGAAACAAAAAGCCGACCAGCACAGAGGAACGACAACAACATGTCACTGTACTCGAGGCTCTGGGGCTGTGTGAGGCActgatccacagtcagtgtgtgacCTACAGCAGGTGTCAGTCTGCAGTCTGGAGTCTGACATCGTAGCTCAGCAATGTCCTGCAGTGGGCGGAGTCAGCAacaaaatctgttttagacGCCTAAAAGAACCATCAGTTTAAGTGCACGatgtatttagaatattttcactgcttcagcTTCATGTCAGACTGACTGTTTCAATGGGGAAACTGTTAAATGCTTCAGTTCCCATCTCTGCTCTCGTCACAGCCAGACTCCCCTGAGAAAACCAGTGATTTAACACcagtgaacacaggagctgctggtcgactgctgcctccatcagtcagtgtgtttgtgtcactgtgtgactttggtgaatctgcaTTAACCccttaaacaccaaagtcacacagtgacacaaacacactgactgatggaggcagcagtcgaccagcaggctggaattgaacccacAGCTGTTGTACATGGGTCACCTGCTCCACCTgctttgttcatgtttttttcactgCTGTTGGTGTCCACTATAAAGTGCTGTCATGGTGGCGTGACTGGTGACCGCAGTATAAATACGTCACTCTGACAGTTTTCAGTCAGTTAGGACTGATTCCCACTGATTCATAAATCTGTGACCGTCACCCTCTGTGAACTCAGCAGGATGTTTGCTTCTGTCCTGTTTGGTCCGTCCTGGCCACCGTAcatttgtgtgtctttcagagTGGCATcagattattatcattaatttcTTTCCAGAGACGTCTGCACCTTGTTTTGGATCATTTTGGAAGCCCCTGTACAGAGAGAGGTAGAACGTGTGGTTTCAGATCAGATGGTTTAAtttaaggtcaaaggtcaaatttggtgtttttttggggaggtCTGATCATCGACTGTGTCTCTGGTCGAGCGCTAAAGATGTCAGTATTAACCTAAAACCAAACTATGTACAGTGCAAACAggagatcatcatcatcaccatcactgcTGATAAAAGTGTAAACAACACTGCGTTTTACTAGAAGCTCACGAACACAACACGTCACTGAACTACACAGTGGGTCTATCTACTCAACAGCTGCAGTCAACAGTAAAGAGTAGAAAGGgttaaaaaagtcaaagcaaatTGTCTCTTCAGACCGAGTCCGTCTGAGGCGGCGCCACATGCTCCGACACTGAAAGAGAcgcaaaagaagaagaagaagagaaagaagaagaataagaagagaaagaagaagaagaagaagagaaagaagaagaagaagaagaagaagagaaagaagaagaagaagaagagaaagaagaagaagaagaagaagaagaagaagagaaaccCGACAGAGGAAGAAGCTGCTCTTTGTCTCTTTGCCTTCACATCAGAGTGTCCACGCACAGCTGTTCAATAAAGTTTAATAAAATACAATCAATCAGCTCCGCCCTGAGCGTCCGAGGAAAAAGTCACCTTCTGTACCAAAGAagaaaaatcagtgtttgtccCAGATCAGAATATTGAGGAATAAATTCTCttcagtgtttctgtttgaCAGAAAGATGTTCATGAAGTGGAGTGTCAGAATTAGGAACTATTTCTAGACGAACAGCAGTGTATCCATCCGCCCAGTGCCTGTTTTAACTGTTTTACATGCAGATGAAACAACACGTTGAGTTTCAGAGCTGTTTGTAggtgacagagccaggctaactgtttccctccgcctccagtctttatgctaagctagcttAACCCCATCCtgaccattcattcattcatgctcTGCCAGCACCATCTTGTTGGGGGTCATGCatgaaacccacgctgacacagggagaacatgcaaacgccACACTGAAGGGCTCCAGCTGGCCGGCCGGTTCAAACCTGGACCCCTTttactgtgaggcgacagtgcta
This sequence is a window from Epinephelus lanceolatus isolate andai-2023 chromosome 6, ASM4190304v1, whole genome shotgun sequence. Protein-coding genes within it:
- the LOC144463641 gene encoding uncharacterized protein LOC144463641 encodes the protein MRTDTALTFIILLRCWSVCCPHSPQSVSFHIVFSRGTQLVVDVDDEEAADCDEDDVFHHGNQTTGSAPTIQILSSVSLDPRPPHLLVCLLTGLNSPVQDVLWWVDDTEVTSSDVSWTRSEEGGAYSATSVWEMSASDWRSGSSYWCGTIQEGRVYRQKLCSQDVL